In the Passer domesticus isolate bPasDom1 chromosome 4, bPasDom1.hap1, whole genome shotgun sequence genome, one interval contains:
- the FBXL5 gene encoding F-box/LRR-repeat protein 5, which translates to MLAPPFAPPFAARLHGENMAPFPEEVDVFSAPHWRMKQLVGLYCDKLSKTNFSNNNDFRALLQSLYATFKEFKMHEQIENECIIGLLQQRSRTVYNVHSDNKLSEMLSLFEKGLKNVKNEYEQLNYAKQLKERLEAFTRDFLPHMKEEEEVFQPMLMEYFTYEELKDIKKKVIAQHCSQKEAAEFRGLSKWNQAEELQKVFKYSVDEKADQETEVTGHTTNITNLPPEVMVTIFSYLNPQELCQCSQVSTEWSQLAKTGSLWKHLYPVRWARGDWYSGPAADTETEPDEEWVKNRKDESRAFQEWDEDADIDESEEAAEDSLAINIAQMEKRLLHGLIHHVLPLVGSSVKTLVLAYSSAVSSKMVRQILELCPNLEYLDLTQTDISDSVFESWCSVGYCQNLRHLDLSGCEKITDVAIERISRALGIISTHHTRGILKSCRNRNTKTSWKNREITLQSSQKYNGLHEISNENLIQGGNGEQHWTKPDGSENFSSSYVWMLDADDLADIEDAAEWRHRNVEGFCLMEPTSHINCSALCYNRDIYGLRTRGWQQHCASTDLIYCGHSFCCAGTALRTIRALPESSALCRKPIRTKQSEKKDSAYSGSEKTEEETARVLQFLSLSGCYQITDRALRALTLGGGLPHLEHLNLSGCLTVTGAGLQELVSACPSLKDEHFYYCDNINGPHAETASGCQNLQCGFRACCRSGE; encoded by the exons cTTTCCAAGACCAACTTCTCCAACAACAATGATTTTCGGGCTCTGCTACAATCTCTTTATGCTACCTTCAAGGAATTTAAAATGCATGAGCAGATTGAAAATGAGTGTATCATTGGTTTGCTTCAGCAGCGTAGCCGGACAGTGTACAATGTGCACTCGGACAACAAACTCTCAGAGATGCTTAGCCTGTTTGAGAAAGGGCTAAAGAATGTAAAG AATGAATATGAGCAGCTAAACTATGCGAAACAGCTGAAGGAGAGATTGGAAGCCTTCACCAGGGATTTCCTTCCTCATatgaaagaggaagaggag GTTTTTCAGCCAATGTTGATGGAATACTTCACTTATGAAGAGCTGAAAGATATTAAGAAGAAAGTAATTGCACAACACTGCTCACAGAAAGAGGCTGCAGAATTCAGAGGTCTCAGTAAGTGGAATCAAGCAGAAGAGCTTCAGAAGGTCTTTAAGTATTCTGTGGATGAGAAGGCAGATCAAG AAACTGAAGTAACAGGGCACACCACAAATATTACTAATCTCCCTCCTGAAGTAATGGTGACCATTTTCAGTTACCTTAACCCCCAAGAGTTATGTCAGTGTAGTCAAGTAAGCACTGAATGGTCACAGTTGGCTAAAACTGGATCTCTGTGGAAACATCTTTACCCTGTTCGTTGGGCCAGAG GTGATTGGTATAGTGGTCCTGCAGCAGATACTGAGACTGAACCTGATGAGGAATgggtgaaaaacagaaaagatgaAAGTCGTGCTTTCCAGGAGTGGGATGAAGATGCTGACATAGATGAATCTG AAGAAGCAGCTGAAGATTCACTTGCCATTAATATAGCACAAATGGAAAAACGTTTACTTCATGGCCTAATTCATCATGTCCTCCCGCTTGTAGGCTCCTCAGTGAAGACACTGGTATTGGCCTACAGTTCTGCAGTGTCCAGCAAAATG gttAGACAGATCTTGGAGCTTTGCCCCAACTTGGAATATTTGGATCTCACTCAAACCGATATTTCAGACTCTGTATTTGAAAG TTGGTGTTCAGTTGGGTATTGTCAAAATCTACGCCACCTTGATCTGTCTGGATGTGAAAAAATTACAGATGTGGCTATAGAGAGGATTTCCAGAGCACTGGGTATCATATCAACTCATCATACCAGAGGCATTCTgaaaagctgcaggaacagGAACACTAAGACTTCGTGGAAGAACAGAGAGATTACCCTGCAGTCCAGCCAGAAGTATAATGGTTTGCATGAAATCAGCAATGAAAATCTCATTCAGGGAGGAAATGGTGAGCAGCACTGGACTAAACCTGATGGCTCAGAAAACTTCAGTTCTTCTTATGTGTGGATGCTAGATGCAGATGATTTAGCTGACATTGAAGATGCTGCAGAGTGGAGACACAGGAATGTTGAAGGATTTTGTCTTATGGAACCAACATCCCATATTAATTGTTCTGCATTGTGCTACAATAGAGACATTTATGGGTTAAGGACtagagggtggcagcagcactgtgctTCTACTGACTTGATTTACTGCGGTCACTCGTTTTGTTGTGCTGGGACAGCACTAAGAACTATTCGAGCACTTCCAGAGTCCTCTGCACTGTGTAGAAAACCAATAAGGACTAAACAGTCAGAGAAAAAAGACTCTGCATACTCTGGGAGTGAAAAAACAGAGGAAGAGACTGCACGAGTTCTTCAGTTTCTCAGTCTGTCAGGCTGTTACCAGATAACAGACCGTGCTCTCAG GGCTCTGACTCTGGGAGGAGGACTGCCGCATTTGGAGCACCTGAACCTCTCGGGCTGTCTCACTGTAACTGGAGCAGGCCTGCAGGAGTTAGTTTCTGCATGCCCCTCTCTAAAAGATGAACACTTTTACTACTGTGACAACATTAACG